The following DNA comes from Erigeron canadensis isolate Cc75 chromosome 3, C_canadensis_v1, whole genome shotgun sequence.
attttatcttttgataAAATATCTACGCTCCACTTAAGAAATTATTGGATGagacttttattattattcaggCTTATTTTGATCTTAGTTTGATCAAATTATCGTACCTAATGCTTAATTAAAGATAAACTTGAATACCATTCTTGAAAAGGTCACAAAGCCATTCAAGCCAAGCATCACAAGTAAAAATGAAACGCTCACACTATAATGTCATTCAAAAGAAACCCGATGACCACTCAGTCAATTATGAACAACATTGTACTAAATCTTACCAGATCGTTAACTAgaataaactaattatattcTCGATATTCTATAAAAGAAGAAAGTTGAATGCTTTTGAAGAAAGTACATACACTTATTTACTCAAAACCTATTCAGCATTATTGGATGTAACAAGACCTGATTAATACAGACAGTTATCATGGTCTGAGTGAGCCGTAAGCCTGCCATCTTTACATCGTAGCTAGGGACATGTTATATTTGACCGTTGCTATTGAAGAGCATGAAAATCTATATTGTGTGCATAATATAATGTGTTCAAGTAagtacaacaacaaaaacaaaaaaaatgtatatacttTGACAGGTCACAGGTGACTAAATTTCGAAGTATCTTATACTTGGAATGTAATAGTGTCCAGAATGGTTTTTTGTTAACAGATGAGCAACTAATATAAATATTCCTAATTCATgataaaatattttagtttgaCACGTTTATAAgagtatatatgtttaatttttaatgataatttcATGAACACTTTACAAACCCCAAAAGGTTCAGTTGTTTTTGCgacaaatgaatatatatatatatatatatatatatatatatatatatatatatatatatatatatatatatataggttctaggtaaataaaaacaagtattaaagtaaaacaaataaaacaatagatttttcTTCACTAacaatcattgtgcatcattaaaatcatcgtgtatcaatatatatgtgaatctccgttcatcaattttatcatgatctaagggtcaagatcttgtcttttttgttttactttaatacttgttttataataactaacccctatatatatatatctatatatataggggaaagataatttgagaccaactaaaaaaagtccaaaaaaggaccattgattttcgtaacttacacaccaccattatcatctactacgatatacaagacttttttgtaaaaacactaagactttatGGCGACGgacccaccagaaaatcatgtgtaacatgattttctggtgggtcCGTCGCCataaagtcttagtgtttttacaaaaaagtcttgtatatcgtagtaaatgatgatggtgtacaaaaatcaatggtcctagttggtcctaaaataagaggtggtctcaaaatatctcacccctatatatatatgggaaagataatttgagaccaactaaaaaatgtccaaaaaaggaccatggattttcgtaagttacacaccaccatcatgatctactacgatatacaagacttttttgtaaaaacactaagactttccagcgacggacccacagaaaaatcatcatgtgtaagttacacatgtgtaagttaacttacacatgattttctggtgggttCGTCGCCAGAAAAtcttagtttttaaaaaaaagtcttgtatatcgtagtagatcatgatagtgtacaaaaatcaatggtcctagttggttctaaaataaaaagtggtctcaaaatatctcacccttatatatatatatgtgtgtgtgtgtttaattTAATTGGATCCATAAATTTGAATCCGAAAATTAAACAGAATTATCTATTTTGATCGAATTGAACCGATCCATCCAAACGAACATTCTTACGATTCGACATTGACAGCATCAAACATATAGAGTTGATGGTTGATGATATCAACGTATTGTGAATAAATTAATCGACGGTATGTTTTCAAGATACGTGACTtgttttacatattaatttatattatctatattatattataaaacagattcttcatgtttacattttaagtttcaacatttactttcccaaaagtGTCCAtatttcaattatatatttacctaacaccttttctctctccttaaatctcaaccaatcatttgttttctctttcctccataaattatttattcctccaattcattcaaaatcttttatctcaaaaaccgtacatcgataaattataaaaattatatgggtgttcttaaaatttcatgctttttcattagagatgtcattcgatatactttcgacgaatttttaaatccgagggcggagcccgtacgactaaggcatttggctatcacactctatgacctatcaccctcatcatctcaccgccgcaacgcgcgggtacttgctctcatatattataaagcaaatccaactttcaactttcaacattcaatttcaacaatgtacacatgataatgcatgatataccatacatcaatgcatacaactttctctctcccccataaatcatttattcctctaatttttttaaatcttttatcttaataaccgtacatcgataaaatataaaaattatatggatgttcttaaaatttcatgctctttcattagagatgtcattcgatatactttcaaggaatttttaaatccaaggacggagcccgtacggctaagggatttgactatgacactctatgacatatcacctcctatgacctatcacaacctatcaccctcatcattttaccgccgcaacgcgcggatacttgctcacgttatatattatatttaatttaatgttctTCATTCAAAAGAACTTCTAATTTATTCCAAAAACTCCCATTTGAAAGTAAAATACCCCCAAACTGAAAACGGACGTGCCAACGACTTCGAAATGTTTTCTTACTTTATGGGCAAGTCGATTCCATTATAACCTTATAAAAAGTTTATGATAGGTTTAATTATTTACGTCTTTTTCATTTGACTTCTTTTCgtgtatataaaatttgttcAAACTTATTGAtaacttaaaatttatatatattatacgtaatatatataattttatccctcaaatatcaattaattaattaatcggTCGTAAACATACTTTTAGAACTGATTTAGATTTAAAAGTATCAGTGTAAACTTAATCAGGTTCTACTTTAAACAATATTTATCcgtctttttgaaaatttcaacaaattaaactaaattcTAGCAAGCTAGATTATGTTAAAAGTTGTACATATCTCATTGTTACTgactcatatatataataatagtatgaTCAGACAAatgaaaactatatattataattaagctATTGCAAGCAAGTGCTATTAATTTAGTAACATATTAGCTTTAAGATTCGGTCGTTGTTGCTTGCTCAGCAAATATGTGTTGGTCGTTCAGACAATAATAATAGATACATTTGCATCATCAATTATCCAattgttataaacttataatttaatCAATAGCGACGAATAACGAATTAATGATACATGTAAACTCAGTTTGTATTTAGAGCCATACATCGTACTTTACGATTTTGAAAGTGAGCTTGTATCCATAATTCTGAAAGAGCGAATTAGTTTGAAAGGTAACACGTGTACTGTCGTTGTTCCAAGGTAACATTTGCTAGTTGCTTATCTTTTTTCGTttgaaaaaactttaaaaaattgaatTCTAAAAAGTCAATCTATTCCAATAAAATCCCCCTTTAATTAAGCCAATATTATTTATCTAAATTTCCCGTATAGAAAAAGTTGGGGTTTGAGATAGCATTATTGTGAGTTGGTAGAAAGCTACTACTCAAATGATGGCGGGTTACTTGCACTAGTGGTCGTTTACCTACAACACCATGACCCACACCACTATATGTAAATAGTAATTAACCATTACAAAAAAGAAAGCGATATATCCCAACTTCATCtattataaatgtatatatttaactATGCAATGTTAAAcactataaaatatatattgttgtacATATTCAAATAATATTGTAGACTTATCACTCTCTTTACAAATAAAATTAGTAATCCATTTATTTCACGAACATTGCTGCAGGATTCGTTTTACTTCTTAAGATTATATAATATgagatatatatgtttgtttgcaTAATAAAGTCAAAAATCATAAACGAAAAGACaaacaaaaatgcaataaaaacaaaccaaaaatatattttttttttcaaaaaagaaaaagaaaaaagaaaatttcaatAGATGCCATTTCAGAGCACCAACCATATTCAAAATTTTGCGGATCGAATTGATTGGAATCTTTGGTGTGTATCATCTTGATATCTAAAACGTACTTCATATATTATTACTGATGACAAGTGAATTATAGTATTGTAATGTATGTACTCTATTAATAGTGACAATTAATAgtatttgtattgtattgtaATGCACTGTAATATAATTGTTATGTAGTGTAatatattgtaatatatatataagaaaaaataaaaagatatagaCTTTTAATACCAATAAGTGTTTTTACTATTAAttctatgtatgtatttatttcTTATCAACCCATTCAAATGATAGGTAAACttttcccatttcacacacacacatatatatatatatacatataatatatatatattaattctatatagggtaacactccggtgagaacacttttaaaataagaacggtgagaacacttaaaaacatcattttgatgcattaaaagtccataaaactaacatagtgcttaactaattatcattatttaagtgtttaacaacacattgatccgtcaaaataaaaaaaaatcacgttttttgttttgtgcatccatcttggatgcatattcatcaaaatgatgcatccaacaaaaaacgtgattttttcgattttgacggatcaatgtgttgttaaacacttaaataatgataattagttatgcactatgtcagttttatggacctttaatgcatcaaaatatagcttttaagtattctcaccggttcttattttaatttcattcttatttgattgtcccctatatatatatatataactttaaaaaatacttttcaaaaattaGCAACGTTTAATATCcacatatgtatgtatgtatgtcatGTTGTTGTCTAATATAGTCAAATGAGTTTTTACATGCTATATTTTGTTTGATATGTTGGAAGGTGGTTActctaatttattttaatgtagTCATGACTCATGTGATACTCgaccgttatatatatatatatatatatatatatagttacttACCTCTTTacatttttcattctttttcagTTTCGTTAGAGATCTATAtaaaagcagtctctctacttcaAATAAAAGGaagacttttatatatatcttgttcTGACAAGGATTGGGATTGggtgttggaataaacatgaagCGTATTGAATAATATAATCAAAAGATGATAGAAAACATACTCGTTAATACTGAGGAACCTGTAAGATGATTAAGCATAATTGCTAGTTGTGTCGGGTTCTTAAAACGAGATAATTGATTAAAGATGGGAGGATAATTCGGGAGTAAAAATGCACTCACAAGAAGGGTGGAAAAGTAGGGTTAGAAATGTTCCACATGACTCTCTATTTTATTATAGAGAGAACATTTACAACTTTAGTCTctggtgtttagtatgtgcaatataagtccTCGTAGTTCCAATCATTTAATAgaaaaccctataatatgtctttaagagtaaatatgtCTAtcgtatatttactagacatagaaaTTTCAGTTAtcatcaattatcatatcaagaaTGATAAACGATAAGCGACGATCACATTAACATGGTTCCAATATTGGGTACCGTTGttattaaacaataaaacaGAAGAAACGGTAACACTACACCAGCCTCTCATTCCCTCCATGTGTGTTTATTTATATGTAGACATAGacatagtattatatatatccgCCTTTGTCTATATACCCTCACCCCATCTCACAAACATAAACTCTatctctctctatctctctctgtGTCtgtcgtgtgtgtgtgtgagtgtaAAAGATCCCGGAATCTGAAATGGGAAGCTTGAAAGAAGAGAGAAAGACAACCGGATGGGCCGCAAGCGATCCCTCTGGTGTTCTAGCCCCATATAACTTTACTCTCCGGTACTTTCCTTTCCTTTCATAGCTTGCTTCTAATTAACCTAGCTTCTATGCATACATGTAAATTTAATTTGTGTGTGATGTGACAGAAATACAGGAGCAGAAGACGTGTTGAtaaaggtgatatgttgtggtATTTGCCACACGGATCTTCATCAAGTTAAAAATGACCTTGGAATGTCCAATTATCCCATGGTTCCTGGGTCAGTAAtctctttttaacttttatataataattctttatatttttctagATTATCGATaactgattattattattgtcattcGATTTATTCCAAAACAACTActatcatttttttatacattttttattttcaacattaactactatatatcattttaatgCTTGATCCAAATATCCCCGCCTAATTAATCAGATTacacatttaattaaaaaccgaaataaatgtatatagatGAAACAAAATAGTTGAACCAATGTATACTTTATTTGGGTTTATGCAAATAGTCTAAGCtcaaaaaaaatgttacaataTTGGAATAGAGTAAAAGGGAAGTTAGATTTTGATTGATAGGTATGACTTTTTATACATATGTGGGTAATGGATGGTGATGTGTTAATATTAACTTTGGTGGTGTCTTGCTTTCATGTTGATGGATGTAGACATGAAGTAGTAGGTGAGGTGGTCGAAGTGGGGCCCGAAGTCACCAAATTCAAGGTTGGAGACTGCGTTGGAGTTGGATGTCTTGTCGGGAGTTGCGACAATTGCCGCCCTTGTAAGGCGGACGTCGAGCAATActgcaataaaaaaatatggtcTTATAACGATGTTTATACCGATGGCAAGCCTACTCAAGGAGGCTTCGCCGGCTCCATGGTTGTCCATCAAAAGTAATTTAATttccttaatttatttataattttataacttatcagttttttttttgtagatcATTAGttctaattttaaaataaattaatataggtTTGTGGTTAAGATACCGGAAGGAATGACACCAGAACAAGTTGCACCACTACTATGCGCCGGGGTGACCGTGTATAGTCCATTGAACCACTTTGGATTGAAAGGAAGTGGACTAAAAGGAGGTATTCTTGGACTTGGTGGTGTTGGACATATGGGTGTTTTGATAGCTAAAGCTATGGGACATCATGTGACCGTCATTTCTTCTTCTGACAAGAAGAAAGAGGAGGCACTTGATGTCCTCGGAGCCGATGATTATCTTATCAGCTCTGATGTTGAGCGGATGCAGGAATTAGCTGATTCCTTTGATTACATTATTGACACCGTGCCAGTGCACCACCCTCTCGAGCCTAGTCTGTCGTTGCTTAAACTCGATGGGAAATTGATCATCATGGGTGTGATCAATGTGCCATTGCAATTTGTCTCACCACTCCTCATGCTCGGTTAGCCTCTTATTACTTACTATTCGTTTTCGTGTCATATCGTATATtcatataaatgtattttaCTGATCCAAATACTacaatatacgagtatttaacGAGTGTAGAACTTATTCTAACTTAATTTCTGATTTGGTTGTGTATCAAAAGGGAGAAAGATGATCACGGGTACCTTCATAGGTAGCATGAAGGAAACTCAAGAGATGCTCGAATTTTGCAAAGAGAAAGGAGTGAGGTCCACGATCGAGGTCGTGAAAATGGACTACGTCAATACCGCGATGGAGAGGTTGGCCAAAAACGATGTCAGATACCGGTTTGTTGTTGATGTTGCTGGTAGCAATCTCGGAGAAGAATAAAACAACAATTTGATCtattaaaatatacaaaatacaaatgCGAAGACTTTTTAATCTTGTAATCCGTTGACAAATGAGTGTGACAAATGCTATACTTTTCCGTTGTGTTGATgtaacttcaaaattataaaatttattgaatgatgaattaataatatatgttttttattatctGTAAAACTGTAGGTTTGATGGCATCTTTGATAATGTGTTGTACCAAATATCAACAAACGATCATGAAGGAATATCCAACAAAGCACAAATAATTATAGAATCTATAAATAACTTGAGCTATATATGACATCAACATGACGTAATGTTATTTATAGTAGAAACTCTCTGGGGTATCGCTAAGAATCGGGGGTGTGTCTGTAGTTGCAACCTATATATACCTTAATAAAGACACATGTAAAGCGTGATTAAAACatctaatatttttattttttgaaaagatataatcaatcaattattattatactttactactagctaattaacccgggtttaaTCCGGGCATAtcaatcaaagttttataaaatcgcATTTTCGCCACCGAAGTTGCGATAGTCTAAGAGCACTCATCTcctcaaaatagtatattttataagttataattactTTATTAACTCGCATAATATGTGAATAATTAAAAGGGATAAGTACCcagaaatgcagtcaactaatgctcaaaagttattgtgtgcaccaactttaggtcagctttattgtattcaggaaacttgttcaatagtcctatagcatgcaaaagtgaccgggtcaaaagttagttggtcaccactttcacgttgacccgttgactgcttacgtgacatgcacacaataactttttgagattagtttatgcacacaataactttttgggattagtttatgcacacaattaaaaaaaaaacagattattttttttcaaactcgttggaaactgcaaatactcgcGGAAAAACTTAtaatccgattaaaccttcgtttcttcgaattagaccacgaaattggcaccaaaatactcaaaagtTAGCCACGAACAAACCCTCGGCCAAAGTTAAACCACTTGAGACTCGCCGGATAATTCATCAACTcgtagaaaaatataaaatcaccataactttgttgtttcttcgagtttcggacaacaattttgagcaatttggtgttggtttcaagTCGAAACTCGAATAAACAATAAAGTTATGTTGATTTTAATTTTACGGCGAGTTGGTAAATTTTCCAGCGAGTCTCAATCGGTTTAACTTTTGTTGAGGGTTTGTTCACgactgatttttgagtattttggtgcaaatttcgtggtctaattcgaagaaacgaaggtttaatcggatttttaagttttccgacaagtatttgcagtttccggcgagtttgaaaaaaaaaatctttttttttaattgtatgcataaactaatctcaaaaagttattgtgtgcatgccacgtaagcagtcaatgggtcaacgtgaaagtaACCGGTCCCACATAGCTATAATcctgttttatgttcacaataaccaaaacttcaagttttGTGAGCACAATAAAGCTGAactagagttcgtgcacacaataacttttgaacattagttgactgcatttctaGGCACTTATCCCTAATTAAAAATATGCTATGATAAGATTATTTAGACGATGAAACTTATAagacaatgtataatttattagagtttttttctaaaaaattaaaaaatatatatctcaaaatttttttttataatgatgatgtcacaacaatcatcttttatttaatataaagaaaagatatgCCCTTAGGCACACATTATACAATTTTGTAGGTCTTGCTTAAATATAGTCTTTATGGATTATAGTTCAGATATATAAAGTAGTTATACACTTAACTACTTAAGCGtacaatataaaaaacaatagattttaataataaaacatataattttctTATGTACGTAAGGttgtatttaactattt
Coding sequences within:
- the LOC122591164 gene encoding cinnamyl alcohol dehydrogenase 1-like → MGSLKEERKTTGWAASDPSGVLAPYNFTLRNTGAEDVLIKVICCGICHTDLHQVKNDLGMSNYPMVPGHEVVGEVVEVGPEVTKFKVGDCVGVGCLVGSCDNCRPCKADVEQYCNKKIWSYNDVYTDGKPTQGGFAGSMVVHQKFVVKIPEGMTPEQVAPLLCAGVTVYSPLNHFGLKGSGLKGGILGLGGVGHMGVLIAKAMGHHVTVISSSDKKKEEALDVLGADDYLISSDVERMQELADSFDYIIDTVPVHHPLEPSLSLLKLDGKLIIMGVINVPLQFVSPLLMLGRKMITGTFIGSMKETQEMLEFCKEKGVRSTIEVVKMDYVNTAMERLAKNDVRYRFVVDVAGSNLGEE